One window from the genome of Prosthecobacter vanneervenii encodes:
- a CDS encoding DUF5069 domain-containing protein encodes MPLPYPTLIPGLRSPYDQVNGLVYFGRMLDKIRLMAAGKLPEGWQPMRGAVKGSFDWRCCEFLKIDYAALEAETQKGGSDESLLSWAYSNGLQPTEQEIEVWNAFMTKRGWRDAGTQRLNERLEEIGLPPGTVQTMFEFIEIDEGRLIPDAK; translated from the coding sequence ATGCCCCTTCCCTACCCCACCCTCATTCCTGGACTCCGCAGCCCCTACGATCAGGTGAACGGCCTCGTCTATTTCGGCCGTATGCTGGACAAGATCCGCCTTATGGCCGCCGGCAAACTGCCCGAGGGCTGGCAGCCCATGCGCGGCGCGGTGAAGGGCAGCTTTGACTGGCGCTGCTGTGAGTTTTTGAAAATCGACTACGCCGCTCTCGAAGCTGAAACACAGAAAGGAGGCAGCGATGAAAGCCTGCTGTCCTGGGCCTACTCGAATGGCCTCCAGCCCACCGAGCAGGAGATCGAGGTGTGGAATGCCTTCATGACCAAGCGCGGCTGGCGCGATGCTGGCACTCAGCGTCTGAACGAGCGTCTCGAAGAAATAGGCCTGCCGCCCGGAACGGTGCAGACGATGTTTGAGTTCATCGAGATTGATGAAGGCAGGCTGATTCCCGACGCGAAGTAA
- a CDS encoding SGNH/GDSL hydrolase family protein yields MPRVLLVWFVLSFGVFAQSPEARRVILFGDSITAGGALPQEERAKLWVTQVQAQSAGDLILINEGKGGRPTNSLPEFEQMLARNEKADALVIALGMNDSRDITSQCVPKAVANVRAMIERARAVYGAKLPVLIVGPSNINKSALGPTKPIANEREAKLRELGAAFEKLAAETQCEFVSLFGVVPDASLHKDGVHPDGAGNTAIAKKMGPSLRALR; encoded by the coding sequence ATGCCGCGTGTTCTCCTTGTGTGGTTTGTCTTGAGCTTTGGCGTTTTCGCACAAAGCCCCGAAGCGCGCAGAGTCATCTTGTTTGGTGATTCCATTACCGCAGGCGGTGCGCTGCCCCAGGAAGAGCGTGCCAAGCTATGGGTCACTCAGGTTCAGGCTCAGTCAGCAGGAGATCTCATTCTGATCAATGAAGGCAAGGGCGGCAGGCCCACGAATTCCCTGCCGGAGTTTGAGCAGATGCTGGCGCGAAATGAAAAGGCTGACGCATTGGTGATCGCGCTGGGTATGAACGACTCCCGAGACATCACGTCGCAGTGCGTGCCCAAGGCCGTGGCAAACGTGCGTGCGATGATCGAAAGAGCGCGTGCGGTTTATGGAGCCAAGTTGCCCGTGCTGATCGTGGGCCCCAGCAATATCAACAAGTCTGCGCTGGGACCGACAAAACCCATCGCCAATGAGCGGGAGGCGAAGCTGCGCGAGCTTGGCGCGGCTTTTGAAAAGCTGGCTGCAGAAACTCAATGCGAGTTTGTCAGCCTCTTTGGTGTCGTGCCTGATGCTTCGCTGCACAAAGACGGTGTGCATCCGGATGGTGCGGGAAACACCGCCATCGCCAAAAAGATGGGTCCAAGCCTGAGGGCGCTGCGCTGA
- a CDS encoding class I SAM-dependent methyltransferase, translating into MNPPARTPASATPMVWMTPALCKTIESAGTTAHRLASGPGGWVERLGDDVIISYKQDAARDEMAAGLDAWCQKAAWQPVRVFHRHMPVKNADRISPVLHSGDATLPLTTVVTEAGIRYGLDIGASYSHGLFLDQRVNRATLRELKPKRMLNTFAYTCSFSVVGALAGAETVSVDLSRKSLDRGRHNFTLNELDPAKHRFLAEDTNELLPTLAARGERFDAIILDPPTFSRSKTGRRWQVEDHFEDLLNAALEVAAPKCAILLSTNCTKLDPTTLERHARWCAKVKRRSAEYIRPAMPPDFPAGHGASTLWMMVR; encoded by the coding sequence GTGAATCCTCCTGCTCGTACTCCCGCCTCCGCCACGCCCATGGTCTGGATGACTCCTGCCCTGTGCAAGACCATTGAATCTGCAGGCACCACGGCGCACCGGCTGGCATCGGGCCCCGGCGGCTGGGTGGAGCGACTAGGAGATGACGTGATCATTTCCTACAAGCAGGACGCCGCGCGCGATGAGATGGCAGCCGGATTGGACGCCTGGTGCCAGAAGGCCGCATGGCAGCCTGTGCGCGTGTTTCACCGCCACATGCCGGTCAAAAATGCTGACCGTATCAGCCCCGTGCTGCACAGTGGAGATGCCACGCTGCCGCTGACGACCGTCGTCACGGAGGCGGGCATCCGCTATGGGCTGGACATCGGTGCCAGCTACAGCCACGGACTGTTTCTGGATCAACGCGTGAACCGCGCCACGCTGCGTGAACTGAAACCGAAGCGCATGCTGAACACCTTTGCCTACACGTGCAGCTTCTCCGTGGTGGGTGCTCTGGCAGGCGCAGAGACGGTGAGCGTGGACCTCTCCCGCAAGTCCTTGGATCGCGGCAGACATAACTTCACGCTCAATGAACTCGATCCCGCCAAGCACCGTTTTCTGGCGGAGGACACCAATGAGCTGTTGCCTACACTGGCCGCGCGTGGCGAGCGCTTTGACGCCATCATTCTCGATCCGCCCACCTTTTCCCGCAGCAAGACCGGCCGTCGCTGGCAGGTGGAGGACCACTTTGAAGACCTGCTGAATGCAGCGCTGGAAGTGGCGGCACCCAAATGCGCCATCCTGCTCTCCACCAACTGCACCAAGCTGGACCCTACCACTCTGGAGCGCCATGCCCGCTGGTGCGCCAAAGTGAAACGCCGCAGCGCCGAGTACATCCGCCCAGCCATGCCGCCGGACTTTCCCGCCGGCCACGGTGCGAGCACCTTGTGGATGATGGTGCGGTGA
- a CDS encoding cupin domain-containing protein, translated as MNPVQGYHLITPADLTWRLSNLMRIPNADFLERTGSENMGARLWRMPPMSANTLHKHIRAEEFYFVLEGTGRLRVGEETLTVPKHGGVLVGPDQLRQVFNDTAEEVLWLIIGAPEETELLPGATNKPDMKLIYPTDPTQLPKELAGAVWPPKD; from the coding sequence ATGAATCCCGTGCAAGGCTACCACCTCATCACGCCGGCTGATCTCACCTGGCGTCTGTCCAATCTCATGCGCATCCCAAACGCGGATTTTCTGGAGCGCACCGGCAGCGAGAACATGGGTGCGCGCCTCTGGCGCATGCCACCGATGAGCGCCAACACGCTGCACAAGCACATCCGCGCGGAAGAATTCTATTTTGTGCTGGAAGGCACCGGCCGCCTGCGTGTGGGGGAGGAGACGCTGACCGTGCCAAAACACGGCGGCGTGCTGGTAGGCCCAGATCAGCTGCGCCAGGTGTTTAACGACACCGCAGAGGAAGTACTCTGGCTCATCATCGGTGCGCCCGAGGAGACAGAGCTGCTGCCGGGCGCCACCAACAAGCCAGACATGAAGTTGATTTATCCAACTGATCCAACCCAGCTGCCAAAGGAGCTCGCGGGTGCTGTATGGCCGCCAAAGGATTGA
- the rlmN gene encoding 23S rRNA (adenine(2503)-C(2))-methyltransferase RlmN, translating into MPPSTTARPLTDLSPEELGAWMQSQGFNTAHTPRVIRGLLAAEPPKSRAGFLLPEKLDEQLQSAFPMTAANLAMRQVSEDGTTKLLLRLHDGRTVESVLMPDYHADRAAGCISSQVGCAMGCDFCATTQTGFERNLSSGEIVEQFIHLRREAHAAGRALRTIVFMGMGEPMLNLKNVLAALRRIADPKLGAFGWRQITVSTVGIVPGIDELRQANLGVHLALSLHAPDDATRADLLPMGKRFDVQEVLAAVDRYQQTSGRITTIQYCLLDGVNDSLAQARDLSRLLQGRRMHVNLLRYNATGLSLRGRTYAPSSLEQTEAFLTELRAHGTVAHLRRARGPDIDAACGQLRKREAAHSSANS; encoded by the coding sequence ATGCCTCCTTCTACGACCGCACGCCCGCTGACCGATCTCTCCCCCGAGGAGCTGGGTGCATGGATGCAGAGCCAGGGCTTCAACACTGCGCACACGCCGCGTGTGATCCGCGGCCTGCTGGCTGCGGAGCCGCCGAAGAGCCGCGCGGGTTTCCTCCTGCCTGAAAAGCTCGATGAGCAGCTGCAATCCGCCTTTCCCATGACTGCGGCAAACCTGGCCATGCGCCAGGTGTCTGAAGACGGCACCACCAAGCTGCTGCTGCGCCTGCACGATGGCCGCACAGTGGAGTCTGTGCTGATGCCGGATTACCATGCGGACCGCGCCGCGGGCTGCATCTCCAGCCAGGTGGGCTGCGCGATGGGCTGTGATTTCTGCGCGACCACGCAGACCGGCTTTGAGCGCAATCTGAGCTCCGGAGAGATCGTGGAGCAGTTCATCCATCTGCGCCGTGAGGCACACGCCGCGGGCCGCGCGCTGCGCACCATCGTTTTCATGGGCATGGGCGAGCCGATGCTGAATCTGAAGAACGTGCTGGCTGCGTTGCGGCGCATTGCGGATCCCAAGCTGGGCGCCTTTGGCTGGCGGCAGATCACCGTCTCCACCGTAGGGATCGTGCCCGGCATCGACGAGCTGCGGCAGGCGAATCTAGGCGTGCATCTCGCGCTTTCATTGCACGCGCCGGATGATGCCACGCGCGCCGACCTGCTGCCGATGGGAAAACGCTTTGATGTGCAGGAGGTGCTGGCTGCGGTGGACCGCTATCAGCAGACCAGCGGCCGCATCACCACCATTCAATACTGCCTGCTGGATGGCGTGAATGATTCTCTGGCGCAGGCGCGGGATCTCTCGCGTCTGCTGCAAGGGCGCCGCATGCATGTAAACCTGCTGCGCTACAATGCCACTGGCCTGAGCCTGCGCGGCCGCACCTACGCGCCGAGCAGCCTGGAGCAGACGGAGGCTTTTCTCACAGAACTCCGCGCGCACGGCACCGTGGCGCACCTGCGCCGTGCGCGCGGGCCGGACATCGATGCCGCATGCGGACAGTTGCGCAAACGCGAGGCGGCGCATTCTTCTGCTAACTCATGA
- a CDS encoding LamG domain-containing protein gives MIPPLRFAALSLACAITFSSPHAHAADAEYKPELFQTLKPVYADTFDSGTLNAEFWEVRQNTTWVVKDGVLFGSPSSKDFQDKKKASSDPSHAGLKPVIWLKKVPENFVCVMRVRYDATAYQKGFPLFDLGHHIHTLSFAEKATTLAIKKNVQTLPVEQPLFALNQWHDVVIELKKGRILLSIDGKKHLFESSHIDMTGQAQIDFKAVDFGTCQIDSIKLWEGM, from the coding sequence ATGATCCCGCCCCTCCGCTTTGCCGCTCTCTCCCTTGCCTGTGCCATCACCTTCTCCTCGCCGCATGCCCATGCCGCAGATGCGGAATACAAGCCGGAGCTGTTTCAGACGCTGAAGCCGGTGTATGCAGACACCTTTGACAGCGGCACGCTGAATGCGGAGTTCTGGGAGGTTCGGCAAAACACCACCTGGGTGGTGAAGGACGGCGTGCTCTTTGGCAGCCCGTCATCCAAGGATTTTCAGGACAAGAAGAAGGCCAGCAGCGATCCCTCCCACGCCGGGCTCAAGCCCGTGATCTGGCTCAAGAAAGTGCCGGAAAATTTCGTCTGCGTCATGCGTGTGCGCTACGATGCCACCGCCTACCAGAAAGGCTTTCCGCTCTTCGATCTGGGCCACCACATCCACACACTCAGCTTTGCGGAAAAGGCCACCACGCTCGCCATCAAAAAGAACGTGCAGACCCTGCCCGTGGAGCAGCCGCTCTTTGCACTGAACCAGTGGCACGATGTCGTCATTGAGCTGAAGAAAGGCAGGATTCTCCTCAGCATCGACGGCAAAAAGCACCTCTTTGAAAGCAGCCACATCGACATGACCGGTCAGGCGCAGATCGACTTCAAGGCCGTCGATTTCGGCACCTGCCAGATCGATTCGATCAAGCTTTGGGAAGGGATGTAA
- a CDS encoding FKBP-type peptidyl-prolyl cis-trans isomerase — protein MKPIATALITSAALLLLATGCQSGGKSESAQKSAAAKGNADANGVVTTASGLRYKMLTSGPAGGKSPTLTDSVTVHYRGTLTNGSVFDSSYDRGQPATFGVNQVIPGWTEALQLMKPGDVFALYIPSYLGYGPQSMGTIPANSDLVFQVQLIQVNGAP, from the coding sequence ATGAAGCCCATCGCCACCGCCTTGATCACCTCTGCAGCGCTGCTGCTCCTCGCCACCGGCTGCCAGAGCGGCGGAAAGTCCGAGTCAGCCCAGAAATCTGCCGCAGCCAAGGGCAATGCTGATGCCAACGGCGTGGTGACCACCGCGAGCGGCCTGCGCTACAAGATGCTCACCTCCGGCCCTGCAGGCGGCAAGTCGCCCACGCTCACCGATTCCGTGACGGTGCACTACCGCGGCACACTGACGAACGGCAGCGTCTTTGACAGCTCCTACGACCGCGGCCAGCCCGCCACCTTTGGTGTGAACCAGGTGATCCCCGGCTGGACGGAGGCGCTGCAGCTCATGAAGCCGGGCGATGTCTTCGCTCTCTACATTCCCTCCTACCTCGGCTATGGCCCCCAGTCCATGGGCACCATACCCGCCAACAGCGATCTCGTCTTCCAGGTGCAGCTGATCCAGGTGAATGGCGCGCCGTGA
- a CDS encoding DUF4118 domain-containing protein, with product MNGPAPQSPSEYFFERYPWNNKGVLFFIALLMSCSDFLAGPVVFFPFLFVIPVTLMAWNCGLRTALWLGALLCLIRFCIQYAWGIPYAFHVAVINALLRLAILFFITYLCGKLSEQTKALRARVRTLEGLLPTCSYCKDIRDENGEWQQIEEYVTSRSEVQFTHGICPKCVQKHFSGVMHHDGAKKEAESHDGQSSE from the coding sequence ATGAATGGACCCGCCCCTCAATCTCCCTCTGAATACTTTTTTGAAAGGTATCCATGGAATAACAAGGGGGTGCTGTTTTTCATCGCGCTGCTGATGTCGTGCAGCGATTTCCTGGCAGGGCCGGTGGTGTTCTTTCCCTTCCTGTTTGTGATCCCCGTGACGCTGATGGCGTGGAACTGCGGCCTGCGCACGGCGCTGTGGCTGGGGGCCCTGCTGTGTCTCATCCGCTTCTGCATCCAGTATGCCTGGGGCATCCCCTACGCCTTCCATGTCGCCGTCATCAATGCCCTCCTGCGTCTGGCGATCCTTTTCTTCATCACCTATCTCTGCGGCAAGCTCTCGGAGCAGACCAAGGCCCTGCGCGCCCGCGTGCGCACGTTGGAGGGACTGCTGCCGACGTGCTCATACTGCAAAGACATCCGGGATGAGAATGGCGAGTGGCAGCAGATCGAAGAATACGTTACCTCGCGCTCGGAAGTGCAGTTTACCCATGGCATCTGCCCCAAATGCGTGCAGAAGCACTTCAGCGGGGTCATGCACCACGATGGGGCGAAGAAAGAAGCTGAGTCCCATGATGGACAAAGCTCCGAGTGA
- a CDS encoding alpha/beta hydrolase has protein sequence MNSFIAEFRLVVSALLLILFTSCTAFHQTVQVSSSDALPVSQAESVVRQAYSQMKGRQHDNLIVYVHGRGDGRTMAKSNTKIIPRLESDYTAEVVSFHWNAAKGFAGLGYPEDNARAAAPDFARLVAAVRKVSQENEAWKKVRITLLFHSLGAVVAEEFARTTQGLPDSLFSNVVLSSPSVTAREHATWVSKLAPNRLYVLLNPNDPVLRWAAKEKLSAMLGQRLADITGKHFKTDPRVTYIDLDNLKEGHRSFQPKSKRGHELWLSLLNGLPPALRSTEREPALGAKVYKVENDR, from the coding sequence ATGAACTCATTCATCGCTGAATTCCGCCTGGTGGTGTCCGCCCTGCTTCTAATCTTGTTCACGAGTTGCACCGCGTTTCATCAGACCGTGCAGGTGTCCAGCTCGGATGCCCTGCCCGTCTCCCAGGCGGAGTCCGTAGTTCGTCAGGCGTATTCTCAAATGAAAGGGCGCCAACACGACAATCTAATCGTGTATGTCCACGGTCGTGGCGATGGCAGGACGATGGCAAAGTCCAACACCAAGATCATCCCACGACTGGAGAGCGACTACACGGCTGAGGTAGTCTCTTTCCACTGGAATGCAGCCAAAGGCTTTGCTGGATTGGGATATCCCGAAGACAACGCAAGAGCTGCAGCGCCTGACTTTGCCCGCCTCGTGGCCGCGGTCCGGAAGGTCTCACAAGAAAACGAGGCATGGAAAAAAGTACGCATCACCCTGCTTTTCCATAGCCTCGGCGCAGTGGTGGCCGAGGAATTTGCCCGCACAACCCAAGGACTGCCCGACAGCCTCTTCAGCAACGTGGTTTTGAGCTCGCCTTCGGTGACAGCCCGTGAGCACGCCACGTGGGTTTCCAAACTCGCCCCAAATCGTCTTTATGTGCTCCTAAACCCTAACGATCCTGTTCTCCGCTGGGCGGCCAAGGAAAAGTTGAGCGCCATGCTGGGGCAGCGACTGGCAGACATCACCGGAAAGCATTTCAAAACTGATCCAAGGGTGACTTACATCGATCTAGACAACCTCAAGGAAGGCCATCGATCCTTCCAGCCCAAAAGCAAGCGTGGCCACGAGCTATGGCTGTCGTTGCTGAACGGTCTTCCTCCTGCTTTGCGCAGCACTGAACGAGAACCGGCATTGGGAGCGAAGGTGTACAAGGTTGAGAACGACAGGTGA
- a CDS encoding PDDEXK nuclease domain-containing protein, which yields MPAKPKPRTLAPKPAAPAAPLLAVVRDLILTAREAVARTVNAGLTLLYWEIGTRIRTDVLKEKRADYGKEILHTLSAQLEKEFGRGFSERNLAHMVKLAEAFPDRDILHTLCAKLGWSHFRSIIYLDDELKRDFYAEMCRMENWSVRTLVKKIGSMLYERTAISKKPDKLIKQELAALRSEDKLTPDLVFRDPYILDFLGLKDTYAEKDVETAILREVESFILELGIGFAFLERQKRMQIDSKDYYLDLLFYHRKLKRLVAIELKLGDFEAADKGQMELYLGWLKRHAVEPGEEEPLGMILCAGKNDEHVELLELASSGIHVATYWTQLLPKKQLERKLHQAVVRARQRLTLSDGKAGKKTTRKTQ from the coding sequence CTGCCCGCCAAGCCCAAGCCTCGCACGCTCGCTCCCAAACCCGCCGCCCCTGCCGCGCCGCTGCTTGCGGTGGTGCGCGATCTCATCCTCACGGCCCGCGAAGCCGTTGCCCGGACCGTCAACGCAGGTCTGACGCTCCTGTATTGGGAGATCGGCACTCGCATTCGCACAGATGTGCTGAAGGAAAAGCGTGCTGATTACGGAAAAGAGATTTTGCACACACTGAGTGCACAATTGGAGAAGGAGTTTGGCCGAGGGTTCAGTGAACGGAACCTGGCGCACATGGTCAAGCTCGCTGAGGCATTCCCGGATCGCGATATTTTGCACACGCTGTGTGCAAAATTGGGATGGAGCCACTTTCGCTCGATCATTTACCTCGACGATGAACTGAAGCGGGACTTCTACGCCGAGATGTGCCGCATGGAAAACTGGAGTGTGCGCACGTTGGTGAAAAAAATCGGCTCCATGCTCTACGAGCGCACGGCGATCTCGAAGAAGCCGGACAAGCTCATCAAGCAGGAGCTCGCCGCCCTGCGCAGCGAGGACAAGCTGACGCCCGACCTCGTCTTTCGCGATCCCTACATCCTCGACTTCCTCGGGCTGAAAGACACCTATGCCGAGAAGGACGTGGAGACGGCGATCTTGCGCGAGGTGGAGAGCTTCATCCTCGAACTCGGCATCGGCTTTGCCTTTCTGGAGCGGCAGAAGCGGATGCAGATTGATTCCAAGGACTACTACCTCGATCTGCTGTTCTACCATCGGAAACTCAAGCGGCTGGTGGCTATTGAATTGAAACTCGGCGACTTCGAGGCGGCGGACAAAGGGCAGATGGAGCTGTATCTCGGCTGGCTGAAACGCCACGCCGTCGAGCCGGGCGAAGAAGAGCCGCTGGGCATGATCCTCTGCGCGGGCAAGAACGATGAGCACGTCGAGCTGCTCGAACTCGCCAGCAGCGGCATCCACGTGGCGACTTACTGGACCCAACTGCTGCCGAAGAAGCAGCTCGAACGAAAGCTCCACCAAGCCGTCGTCCGCGCCCGGCAGCGACTCACTTTAAGCGATGGCAAAGCTGGTAAGAAGACGACCCGCAAGACTCAATAA
- a CDS encoding protein-L-isoaspartate O-methyltransferase family protein, which yields MTPPDFEHTSINPIVWECLKSQGIDERIVDAMKRTPIQKFLSEQSRFRQPPNSLNSPNKLPRFYHPARALQALQAQPKSRILEIGTFLGCNAAVLSELEAIVYTVEIDENLAATARELLHRFGYGSVSVINANGLFGLPQFALYDRIIFTCSMTQRIPLVEKQLVAGGRIVYALQHQFEQRLISIDKDLSGKMLSPVDHGPTAFEPIRGNESAT from the coding sequence ATGACGCCCCCAGACTTCGAACACACCAGCATTAATCCAATAGTTTGGGAATGCCTAAAGTCACAGGGCATCGATGAAAGAATAGTCGATGCCATGAAACGAACACCCATCCAAAAGTTCTTGAGTGAACAGTCACGATTTCGACAGCCTCCAAATTCACTGAATAGTCCCAACAAATTACCAAGGTTTTATCATCCGGCTCGCGCGCTGCAAGCTCTACAAGCTCAACCGAAAAGTCGTATTCTTGAAATAGGAACATTTTTGGGATGCAATGCCGCAGTCCTGAGTGAACTGGAAGCGATAGTCTATACTGTAGAGATCGATGAGAATCTAGCAGCCACAGCACGCGAATTGCTTCACCGATTTGGTTACGGAAGCGTCTCCGTGATCAATGCAAACGGCCTGTTTGGGTTGCCTCAATTTGCGTTATATGACAGAATAATCTTCACTTGCTCTATGACTCAGCGAATCCCATTGGTTGAGAAGCAGCTAGTGGCAGGCGGTCGAATTGTTTATGCTTTACAACATCAATTCGAGCAAAGGTTGATTAGTATCGATAAAGATTTGAGTGGCAAAATGCTAAGCCCAGTTGACCACGGACCCACAGCTTTCGAACCGATAAGGGGCAACGAGAGTGCTACATGA
- a CDS encoding HEPN domain-containing protein, with the protein MASSLASAAIREFELTLDEIDSSVRFAALASKLRPRLSPVVNREYLHGDLEQLVKAFTEFKDVNTAHLCRGLIVVISGAFEKLVRRIVEESVIHINSSAPKFDELSQSIRVQNIFFTGRALCSFKEPPDHLSIDTQKLSAQLASCNLGASTFTLNAEAFAMFITNLTPAHLSEVFRSIGITLDWDYFGRIKTFEAMFGTKGPRATGTAASNKLGELIRIRNRISHTGENSSGVDENTVNSYVAFFRIFSPNLIDLVEAKLPKVKPIGPKKS; encoded by the coding sequence ATGGCCTCTTCATTAGCGAGCGCTGCCATTCGCGAATTTGAGCTCACTCTCGATGAGATCGATTCCTCAGTTCGATTCGCGGCTTTGGCCAGCAAGCTTCGCCCACGGCTCAGCCCAGTTGTAAATCGCGAATATCTGCACGGCGATCTAGAGCAGTTGGTCAAAGCTTTTACCGAATTCAAGGATGTCAATACTGCGCACCTTTGTCGAGGGCTGATAGTTGTAATCTCAGGTGCTTTCGAGAAACTTGTCAGACGAATTGTCGAAGAATCTGTGATTCACATCAATTCTTCGGCTCCGAAGTTCGATGAGCTTTCTCAGAGCATCCGAGTTCAGAACATCTTTTTTACGGGGCGTGCATTGTGCTCGTTTAAGGAACCGCCGGATCATTTGTCGATCGACACCCAAAAACTCTCGGCACAGCTCGCTTCATGCAACTTGGGCGCAAGCACATTTACCCTAAACGCCGAGGCATTTGCGATGTTTATCACCAATTTGACACCTGCACATCTGAGCGAGGTTTTTCGCTCTATCGGAATCACGTTAGATTGGGATTATTTTGGCCGGATAAAGACTTTTGAGGCCATGTTTGGAACTAAAGGACCAAGAGCCACTGGGACCGCTGCATCAAATAAACTCGGAGAACTTATACGAATTCGGAATCGCATCTCCCATACAGGCGAGAACAGCTCTGGAGTTGATGAAAATACTGTAAACTCATACGTAGCCTTCTTTCGAATATTTAGTCCAAACTTGATCGATTTAGTGGAAGCCAAACTACCAAAAGTCAAACCAATTGGCCCCAAGAAAAGCTGA
- a CDS encoding DUF262 domain-containing protein — MATKKAKLTPKQIEDIYDSGQYRLTQERSDFLLPQIIDFVRQKKWINLRPEYQRRLVWDRRKKSLFIESLLMNIPVPPVFLYETDLSRYEVMDGQQRLNAIVEFYENQLKLTGLETWSALNGYTYQQCPPRIRSGLDRRRISANVLLAESASSASEVNFIRRTVFERLNTGGQQLNAQELRNSLYSGPFNEMLIELAGNRLFDQIWEIPPYDEHYKKDDGFINTDLAENKLFKRMTDCEIVLRFFAFRRPSAIKGSVRSMLDDCMASHREASSSEIDAMKSSFISSLDLAHHIFGTRTFQAKDIQSGKWRLSQPLFDAVMVASERHLESKSRLVSNRTKIVKNLEAALSDPETYEIVVGRPNTAAAIKERLSIVDDIFTNHC, encoded by the coding sequence ATGGCTACCAAGAAGGCAAAACTCACGCCAAAGCAGATAGAGGACATCTACGACTCAGGCCAATACAGACTCACGCAGGAGCGAAGCGATTTTCTGTTGCCCCAGATCATTGATTTCGTAAGGCAAAAAAAATGGATTAACTTGCGCCCCGAGTATCAAAGGCGTCTGGTCTGGGATCGAAGAAAGAAATCATTGTTCATTGAGTCACTGCTCATGAACATTCCGGTGCCACCAGTGTTTTTATACGAGACGGACCTCAGTCGATATGAGGTCATGGACGGACAGCAGAGATTGAATGCTATTGTCGAGTTCTATGAGAACCAACTCAAGCTGACTGGCCTCGAGACTTGGTCTGCATTAAACGGCTACACTTATCAACAATGCCCACCGAGAATTAGGAGCGGCTTGGACCGCCGCCGCATCTCGGCGAATGTTTTGCTCGCAGAAAGCGCTTCGAGTGCGAGTGAGGTGAACTTTATCAGGAGAACTGTCTTCGAACGTCTGAATACAGGAGGTCAACAGTTGAATGCACAAGAACTGCGAAACTCGCTCTACTCAGGTCCCTTCAACGAAATGTTAATCGAGTTAGCTGGAAATCGGCTATTTGATCAGATATGGGAAATTCCGCCTTACGACGAGCATTACAAGAAAGACGATGGCTTCATCAATACTGACTTGGCTGAGAACAAGCTTTTCAAGCGGATGACAGACTGTGAAATCGTTCTGCGCTTTTTCGCATTCCGTCGTCCATCAGCAATTAAAGGTTCTGTGCGCAGCATGCTGGATGACTGCATGGCGTCACACCGCGAAGCATCGAGTTCGGAGATCGACGCCATGAAATCATCGTTCATTAGCAGCCTAGATCTCGCGCACCACATTTTTGGAACGCGAACCTTTCAGGCCAAAGACATTCAAAGTGGCAAGTGGCGGCTATCCCAGCCACTTTTTGATGCGGTTATGGTCGCCTCCGAACGGCATTTAGAATCAAAAAGCCGACTTGTTTCCAATCGGACAAAAATCGTCAAGAACTTGGAAGCAGCCCTCTCCGATCCAGAGACCTATGAAATAGTTGTCGGAAGGCCAAACACGGCAGCGGCAATCAAAGAACGCCTCTCTATAGTCGACGACATATTCACAAATCATTGCTAA